Proteins from a genomic interval of Lolium perenne isolate Kyuss_39 chromosome 1, Kyuss_2.0, whole genome shotgun sequence:
- the LOC139833400 gene encoding endochitinase-like, with the protein MARARRMGRRGGRSGGGRSTRRSRGVRASPELSRRRLSDRRVEAGQPEVAEDDGVPASARGGGCGRRSGGAPTAARVRPRPLPPPRNDDDDAAAGPPLASGSTYEVAAIEVAVAIVGAFAFTGDHLAGGKGLSLAHKSNSLEHPKQRPKISITDTRAEARGGRVPGPSGEGVASILSMQQLFEQMLLHRNDAACTARGFYTYEAFLAAAATFPAFGSTAEGLSVETRKREVAAFLGQTSHETTGGWPTAPDGPLTWGYCFKQEREPKSIYCDTTKPEWPCAPNKEYIGRGPIQLTWNYNYGLAGRALSLDLLNNPDLVAADAVVSFRTALWFWMTPQANKPSSHAVITGRWTPTAADNAAGRVPGYGVITNIINGGLECGIGPDPRVADRIGFYQRYCGILGVDTGSNLDCYSQRSFNLGVPSTGLAAQ; encoded by the exons ATGGCGCGTGCAAGACGCATGGGTAGGAGAGGTGGCCGATCCGGCGGCGGAAGATCAACTCGGCGTTCGCGGGGTGTACGGGCATCGCCGGAGCTCAGCAGGCGGAGGCTCTCTGACCGGCGCGTGGAAGCAGGCCAGCCGGAAGTGGCCGAGGATGATGGCGTACCTGCAAGTGCGCGCGGAGGAGGTTGTGGAAGGAGAAGCGGAGGCGCCCCCACTGCCGCGCGCGTGCGGCCGCGCCCCCTCCCTCCCCCGCGCAACGACGATGATGACGCCGCCGCCGGGCCGCCTCTAGCCAGCGGGAGCACGTACGAGGTGGCGGCCATCGAGGTGGCGGTG GCTATCGTCGGCGCCTTCGCGTTCACCGgtgatcacctcgccggtggtaagggGTTATCCCTGGCGCATAAGAGCAATTCGCTTGAG CACCCAAAACAAAGGCCCAAAATCTCGATCACCGACACGCGCGCGGAAGCGCGAGGTGGCCGCGTTCCTGGGCCCAGCGGCGAGGGCGTGGCGTCCATCTTGTCCATGCAGCAGCTCTTTGAGCAGATGCTCCTCCACCGCAACGACGCTGCGTGCACGGCCAGAGGGTTCTACACCTACGAGGCGTTCCTCGCGGCCGCCGCCACGTTCCCGGCCTTCGGCAGCACGGCGGAGGGGCTGAGCGTCGAGACGCGGAAGCGGGAGGTGGCCGCGTTCCTGGGCCAGACCTCCCACGAGACCACCGGCGGGTGGCCGACAGCGCCCGACGGCCCCTTGACGTGGGGCTACTGCTTCAAGCAGGAGCGCGAGCCCAAGTCGATCTACTGCGACACCACCAAGCCGGAGTGGCCGTGCGCGCCCAATAAGGAGTACATCGGCCGCGGCCCCATCCAGCTCACCTGGAACTACAACTACGGCCTCGCGGGGCGCGCGCTCAGCTTGGACCTGCTCAACAACCCGGACCTGGTGGCGGCGGACGCGGTGGTGTCCTTCAGGACGGCGCTCTGGTTCTGGATGACCCCGCAGGCCAACAAGCCGTCGTCGCACGCCGTCATCACGGGGCGGTGGACGCCCACGGCCGCCGACAACGCGGCCGGCCGCGTTCCCGGGTACGGAGTGATCACCAACATCATCAACGGCGGGCTCGAGTGCGGCATCGGCCCGGACCCCCGTGTGGCCGACCGGATCGGCTTCTACCAGCGGTACTGCGGCATCCTCGGCGTCGACACCGGGAGTAACCTCGACTGCTACAGCCAGAGGTCTTTCAACTTAGGTGTGCCATCGACCGGGCTCGCCGCGCAGTGA